From Cydia fagiglandana chromosome 6, ilCydFagi1.1, whole genome shotgun sequence, the proteins below share one genomic window:
- the LOC134665431 gene encoding tumor protein p63-regulated gene 1-like protein isoform X3: MSDLLDDDLEFRGGTLQLSSDNNTEEQGSSNTLGVNTSKPSVLSGADSLPSNSSTSSLAEGRPQEANASAAPPEPQTVYPRYDVPFNRENIQDFFTFRKGVVESAIQECITVLLFPEDGEYLGSWLLTEITLWDNEKERIVLLTSRLVMTIKYDFIAMKQLDFKKTYLDDLDTIVIGELVYPPSSLVPERNLRGVRLMWNKGEPLPLKMAWNPFSQDVPFITFASHPIYWHKDDEVEERSTYDMEIFAQKLQRAVEAMASSSCCIHHAPIVIQSYVGVTSMLHNKTSMGFFKVRGKFSF, translated from the exons ATGAGTGACTTGCTTGACGACGATCTGGAGTTCCGCGGCGGTACGCTGCAGTTGTCTTCAGATAATAACACTGAAGAGCAAGGTAGTAGTAATACGCTGGGAGTTAACACAAGTAAGCCCTCAGTATTGTCTGGTGCGGACTCTCTGCCGTCGAATTCGTCTACATCTTCTCTTGCCG AAGGAAGGCCACAAGAAGCCAACGCCTCAGCAGCACCACCTGAACCACAAACTGTGTACCCCCGCTACGATGTACCGTTCAACCGAGAGAACATTCAGGATTTCTTCACATTCCGGAAGGGAGTTGTCGAGAGTGCCATACAAGAGTGTATCACAGTGCTGCTGTTCCCTGAGGATGGGGAGTACCTTGGTTCATGGTTACTGACAGA AATAACCCTATGGGACAACGAGAAAGAGCGGATAGTCCTGCTGACATCCCGGCTGGTGATGACCATAAAGTACGACTTTATCGCCATGAAGCAGCTCGACTTCAAGAAGACGTACCTCGACGATCTGGACACCATCGTTATTGGGGAGCTAGTGTACCCACCCTCCTCTTTAGTTCC AGAACGCAACCTGCGCGGAGTCCGACTGATGTGGAACAAAGGAGAGCCGCTACCACTGAAAATGGCGTGGAATCCTTTTAGTCAAGACGTCCCATTTATTACTTTCGCGTCTCATCCGATTTATTGGCATAAAg ATGACGAGGTCGAGGAGCGTTCCACATACGATATGGAAATCTTCGCCCAGAAGTTGCAGAGGGCCGTCGAAGCTATGGCCTCATCCTCCTGCTGTATACACCACGCACCCATAGTCATACAGAGTTACGTAGGTGTGACGTCAATGTTACATAATAAGACCAGCATGGGCTTCTTCAAGGTCAGAGGGAAGTTTAGTTTCTAA
- the LOC134665431 gene encoding tumor protein p63-regulated gene 1-like protein isoform X1, giving the protein MSDLLDDDLEFRGGTLQLSSDNNTEEQGSSNTLGVNTSKPSVLSGADSLPSNSSTSSLAEGRPQEANASAAPPEPQTVYPRYDVPFNRENIQDFFTFRKGVVESAIQECITVLLFPEDGEYLGSWLLTEITLWDNEKERIVLLTSRLVMTIKYDFIAMKQLDFKKTYLDDLDTIVIGELVYPPSSLVPRLNGIATGVTTVVKDVVIDRLCRRPSDDGDAKLFDYKYFEPRERNLRGVRLMWNKGEPLPLKMAWNPFSQDVPFITFASHPIYWHKDDEVEERSTYDMEIFAQKLQRAVEAMASSSCCIHHAPIVIQSYVGVTSMLHNKTSMGFFKVRGKFSF; this is encoded by the exons ATGAGTGACTTGCTTGACGACGATCTGGAGTTCCGCGGCGGTACGCTGCAGTTGTCTTCAGATAATAACACTGAAGAGCAAGGTAGTAGTAATACGCTGGGAGTTAACACAAGTAAGCCCTCAGTATTGTCTGGTGCGGACTCTCTGCCGTCGAATTCGTCTACATCTTCTCTTGCCG AAGGAAGGCCACAAGAAGCCAACGCCTCAGCAGCACCACCTGAACCACAAACTGTGTACCCCCGCTACGATGTACCGTTCAACCGAGAGAACATTCAGGATTTCTTCACATTCCGGAAGGGAGTTGTCGAGAGTGCCATACAAGAGTGTATCACAGTGCTGCTGTTCCCTGAGGATGGGGAGTACCTTGGTTCATGGTTACTGACAGA AATAACCCTATGGGACAACGAGAAAGAGCGGATAGTCCTGCTGACATCCCGGCTGGTGATGACCATAAAGTACGACTTTATCGCCATGAAGCAGCTCGACTTCAAGAAGACGTACCTCGACGATCTGGACACCATCGTTATTGGGGAGCTAGTGTACCCACCCTCCTCTTTAGTTCC TCGGTTAAACGGCATAGCGACGGGCGTGACCACCGTGGTGAAGGACGTCGTGATAGACCGCCTGTGCCGGCGCCCGAGCGACGACGGCGACGCCAAACTCTTCGATTACAAGTATTTTGAACCTAG AGAACGCAACCTGCGCGGAGTCCGACTGATGTGGAACAAAGGAGAGCCGCTACCACTGAAAATGGCGTGGAATCCTTTTAGTCAAGACGTCCCATTTATTACTTTCGCGTCTCATCCGATTTATTGGCATAAAg ATGACGAGGTCGAGGAGCGTTCCACATACGATATGGAAATCTTCGCCCAGAAGTTGCAGAGGGCCGTCGAAGCTATGGCCTCATCCTCCTGCTGTATACACCACGCACCCATAGTCATACAGAGTTACGTAGGTGTGACGTCAATGTTACATAATAAGACCAGCATGGGCTTCTTCAAGGTCAGAGGGAAGTTTAGTTTCTAA
- the LOC134665431 gene encoding tumor protein p63-regulated gene 1-like protein isoform X2, whose protein sequence is MSDLLDDDLEFRGGTLQLSSDNNTEEQGSSNTLGVNTSKPSVLSGADSLPSNSSTSSLAEGRPQEANASAAPPEPQTVYPRYDVPFNRENIQDFFTFRKGVVESAIQECITVLLFPEDGEYLGSWLLTEITLWDNEKERIVLLTSRLVMTIKYDFIAMKQLDFKKTYLDDLDTIVIGELVYPPSSLVPRLNGIATGVTTVVKDVVIDRLCRRPSDDGDAKLFDYKERNLRGVRLMWNKGEPLPLKMAWNPFSQDVPFITFASHPIYWHKDDEVEERSTYDMEIFAQKLQRAVEAMASSSCCIHHAPIVIQSYVGVTSMLHNKTSMGFFKVRGKFSF, encoded by the exons ATGAGTGACTTGCTTGACGACGATCTGGAGTTCCGCGGCGGTACGCTGCAGTTGTCTTCAGATAATAACACTGAAGAGCAAGGTAGTAGTAATACGCTGGGAGTTAACACAAGTAAGCCCTCAGTATTGTCTGGTGCGGACTCTCTGCCGTCGAATTCGTCTACATCTTCTCTTGCCG AAGGAAGGCCACAAGAAGCCAACGCCTCAGCAGCACCACCTGAACCACAAACTGTGTACCCCCGCTACGATGTACCGTTCAACCGAGAGAACATTCAGGATTTCTTCACATTCCGGAAGGGAGTTGTCGAGAGTGCCATACAAGAGTGTATCACAGTGCTGCTGTTCCCTGAGGATGGGGAGTACCTTGGTTCATGGTTACTGACAGA AATAACCCTATGGGACAACGAGAAAGAGCGGATAGTCCTGCTGACATCCCGGCTGGTGATGACCATAAAGTACGACTTTATCGCCATGAAGCAGCTCGACTTCAAGAAGACGTACCTCGACGATCTGGACACCATCGTTATTGGGGAGCTAGTGTACCCACCCTCCTCTTTAGTTCC TCGGTTAAACGGCATAGCGACGGGCGTGACCACCGTGGTGAAGGACGTCGTGATAGACCGCCTGTGCCGGCGCCCGAGCGACGACGGCGACGCCAAACTCTTCGATTACAA AGAACGCAACCTGCGCGGAGTCCGACTGATGTGGAACAAAGGAGAGCCGCTACCACTGAAAATGGCGTGGAATCCTTTTAGTCAAGACGTCCCATTTATTACTTTCGCGTCTCATCCGATTTATTGGCATAAAg ATGACGAGGTCGAGGAGCGTTCCACATACGATATGGAAATCTTCGCCCAGAAGTTGCAGAGGGCCGTCGAAGCTATGGCCTCATCCTCCTGCTGTATACACCACGCACCCATAGTCATACAGAGTTACGTAGGTGTGACGTCAATGTTACATAATAAGACCAGCATGGGCTTCTTCAAGGTCAGAGGGAAGTTTAGTTTCTAA